A window of the Oryza brachyantha chromosome 5, ObraRS2, whole genome shotgun sequence genome harbors these coding sequences:
- the LOC102703966 gene encoding protein PLASTID TRANSCRIPTIONALLY ACTIVE 16, chloroplastic — protein MASPHRLPGRFPQSEHANAIIPRATHLHGFLIPRCPCPPPVRPPDTPAMPPALTSNPPSFRPLSTPLTRRRAAATFLCRVGAGRPSKDTGADDEPKKRPFFADFGKLSDGKSLIPAFPPAAAGSLFAGGRGRKDPQTVFVAGATGQVGVRVAQTLLRQGFAVRAGVPDLASAQELARLAAAYRLISPTEARRLNAVKSGFDDPEAIAKSIGPATKVVVTVSAAEKGPDGGVITTDEALRVVQAADLAGVVHVIVVYDQGAGGTSGESTYNVLDGFTSFFSNLFSRVQSLPLNEFLGKVVETDVRYTLIKTSLTDDYSPESSYGLVLAKEGASSTTSSTETGKVSKLQIAGLVADVFSNVAVAENKVVQVSTSSSVTSKPIEEAFSAIPEDSRRKEYQEAVAKAQAAEEEARVSQRANEAEEDTSKVKAEGKKTSSDEAAASAAREAQASLENLLSRAKGFSTDFSWEKLSTQLAGAATGDSDEEEPKAQIATVRGQAKAKKLAPQRAVVKPAAQKTRPPTPKQPETKPEVRPVFGGLFKQETIFVDED, from the exons ATGGCCTCTCCCCATAGGCTCCCCGGCCGCTTCCCCCAATCCGAACATGCCAATGCCATCATCCCCCGCGCCACCCATCTCCACGGTTTCCTCATCCCACGGTGCCCGTGCCCACCACCTGTTCGACCACCTGACACGCCCGCCATGCCTCCCGCCCTCACCTCGAACCCGCCTTCCTTCCGCCCCCTCTCCACGCCTctcacccgccgccgcgccgcggcaACCTTCCTCTGCCGCGTCGGCGCTGGCAGGCCGTCCAAGGACACCGGCGCGGATGACGAGCCCAAGAAGAGGCCCTTCTTCGCCGATTTCGGCAAGCTCTCGGACGGCAAGTCACTGATACCGGCcttcccgccggcggcggccgggtcTCTGTTCGCTGgtgggagggggaggaaggaCCCGCAGACGGTGTTCGTCGCGGGCGCCACAGGGCAGGTGGGTGTCCGCGTCGCACAGACGCTCCTGCGGCAGGGGTTCGCGGTGCGCGCGGGGGTGCCGGACCTCGCGTCCGCTCAGGAGCTGGCCCGGCTCGCCGCGGCGTACCGGCTCATCTCCCCTACCGAGGCACGCCGACTCAATGCGGTGAAGTCGGGTTTCGACGACCCCGAGGCGATCGCCAAGTCCATCGGCCCGGCGACCAAGGTGGTGGTTACAGTCAGCGCAGCTGAGAAAGGACCTGACGGCGGTGTGATCACCACCGACGAGGCGCTCCGGGTTGTGCAGGCCGCTGACCTTGCCGGTGTGGTACACGTTATTGTGGTGTATGACCAGGGGGCTGGTGGCACCAGCGGCGAGTCCACATACAATGTGCTCGACGGGTTCACGTCCTTCTTCTCGAACCTGTTCTCCCGTGTGCAGTCACTGCCCCTAAACGAGTTCTTGGGCAAGGTGGTGGAGACCGACGTCAGGTACACTCTCATCAAGACGTCACTCACGGATGACTACAGTCCTGAGAGTTCCTATGGCTTGGTGCTGGCCAAGGAGGGTGCGTCCAGCACGACTTCCTCGACAGAAACCGGCAAG GTGTCCAAGTTGCAGATTGCTGGTCTTGTGGCAGATGTCTTCTCGAATGTAGCAGTTGCGGAGAACAAG GTTGTCCAAGTTTCAACTAGCTCGTCAGTAACATCCAAGCCCATAGAGGAGGCTTTCTC AGCTATCCCTGAAGACAGTAGAAGGAAGGAGTACCAAGAAGCTGTTGCAAAGGCACAGGCAGCAGAAGAGGAGGCTCGGGTTTCGCAGCGAGCTAACGAGGCAGAAGAGGATACCAGTAAGGTCAAAGCCGAGGGGAAGAAGACGTCCTCTGATGAGGCAGCTGCAAGTGCGGCGCGTGAGGCACAAGCTTCTCTGGAGAACCTTCTGAGCAGAGCCAAAGGGTTCAGCACGGATTTCTCCTGGGAGAAGCTCAGCACACAACTTGCAGGAGCGGCCACGGGGGACTCAGACGAGGAGGAACCAAAAGCGCAGATCGCCACCGTGAGAGGTCAGGCAAAAGCAAAGAAACTGGCACCACAGAGAGCTGTTGTTAAGCCCGCGGCGCAGAAGACGAGACCACCAACACCAAAGCAGCCGGAAACCAAGCCGGAGGTGAGGCCCGTCTTTGGGGGACTCTTCAAGCAAGAAACAATCTTTGTGGACGAGGACTGA